The nucleotide sequence GCTTTTGACCCCAGCCTTCCGGCTTGCCAACGAATTTTAGTCCGCCATCGAGATAAACGGCTGGCACTCCTGCCTTCACCAGGCTAAATTGATCCGAGCGGAAAAAGAACCCTTGTTCAGGCATAGGATCCGGCGAAATTTCCATGTTCATCTCCATTGCAACCCGCTTGACGACATCCATAATTGTCGACCTGTCTGCCCCCAGGGGAATGATATTCCTGGTTTTGCCCCAGACATTCACGGCATCAATATTTATGTTAGCTGCTGTTTTGGCCAGGGGAATGACCGGGCTTTGGGCGTAAAACTGCGAACCCAGGAGTCCGGATTCTTCGGCGGTTACCGCAGCAAACAAGATTGTTCGTTTTGGTTTAAACGAAATTTCGGAAAAAGCCCGTGCAATTTCAATCAGCGCTGCGGTACCGGAAGCATTATCAAAAGCGCCGTTAAAAATTCCGTCCCCGGATTGAGAATCGTTTTTACCCAGGTGATCGTAGTGACTGGTATAAAGGATGCATTCCTCTTTTAGAGCCGGATCACTGCCCAAGAATTTCCCGATCACATTTGGCGATTCAATTGTACGAAATTGGTTGCTGACTGAAGCGTTGACTCTTATCGGCAGCTCGATGGGATGAAATGATGCGGAGTTTGCCTGCGAAATGAGCTCGTCTAAATCAAAACCTACGGCGCTTAGAACTTCTTCAGCTTTTTCCTGGGTAATCCAGCCTCGAAAGGCCAGCTGCTTAGCACCGGCCTGGCTTCTGACAAAAAATTGCTCCCTGCTTCGTGAATTTTGAACTACGTTCCAGCCGTAGCCGGCTAACGGAGTTGTGTGAATTAAAATCACGCCATCTGCGCCTTTTCGCGCGGCTTCCTCATATTTATAAGTCCATCGACCGTAGTAAGTTAATGCTTTGCCACCGAAGAACTTCTCATTTTCGGATTGTGGTTCATTGACAAGTATGAGCAGAACTTTTCCGGTGACGTCCATGTTGGCATAATCATTCCAGTTGAATTCCGAAGCATCGACACCGTAGCCCATGAAAACCAATTGTTTATTTCGAATCGAAACAGAAGGCTGTTCAATTTTTGTTACGCCTACGAAATCGGTCCCAGGATTTAACCGCCAGGTTCTGCCTGCTCCACTCAAAGTCAGTATTGGGGTATGTTTCGCACCGATGAGCTGGACATTTTGAAAATAGCTGGAATCCCCAACGGCTGGCAGCAGTCCGGCTTCTTCGAACTGTGAAGCGATGTATTTCGCTGCCAGCTCACCGCCTCTGCTGCCCGGGGCACGACCTTCCATGATATCATCTGAAAGGATTTTAAGGTGAGCTCTGATTCTCTCCGGTTTAACAGCGCCATCGAGCTTGCCGATGGCTTCGGGAGAAGTGCAGTTTAAATTTAACAGCAGCGAGACTAAAACCGGCAATAATGAGAAAAGTAAATTCGTTCGCAGCGATTTCAAAGATTTCCCCTCTTGTGAAATAATAATTTAACTTGCATTCATCACAAATCCTGGTTTTCCGGTAAGTTATTTTCCCACCTGCCCGGAATTTGAGTTTGACAATTATAACATTCGCCGTTTACAATTTGATTTTGCAGAATTTGAAATCCAAATCTGGTAATCAGTTCGACTCTGCAGTTTGGACAGAATGTGTTTTCATATTTACCAACCCTTCCGGGAAGGTTGCCGGCATAAACGTAGTTCAATCCGGTTTCATAGCCAATCTCCGCCGCCCGAATTAAAGTCTCAACAGGGGTGTTATCCGAATCTTGCATTTTGTAATCCTGGTGAAATGCGGTGACATGCCAGGGGATGTCAGGCGAGATTTCAGCCAGAAATTTGGCCATGGATTTGAGTTCATCGTTCGAATCGTTGAACCCGGGGATGAGCAACGAAACGATCTCCAGCCAGAATCCTTTTTCATAGACCATTTCAATGGAATCAAGAACATGCTGAAGGACGCCGCCCAATTTGCGGTAATTTTTATCAGTAAATGATTTTAAATCAATTTTATACAGATCGGTGTGTGGCCGGATATAATCGAGCACCTCAGGTGTTGCGTTGCCATTGGAAACGTAGCCGGTCGTGAACCCTTCTTTCTTAGCTTCTTTGAAAATTTTGACTGCCCATTCACTGGTGATGAGCGGTTCGTTGTAGCTGCTGACGATTAGCTTTGCCTGATACTGCTTCCCCAAAATGATCAAATCGACTGGCTGGACCTCCTGAGGCGGGGCCACGGCCTTCGGATCGCGCAGAGCTTGAGAAGTTACCCAATTCTGGCAATAGGCGCAGTGGAAATCGCAGCCAAGCATGCCAAAGGTGACCGCTAATGAACCGGGAAAGACATGAAAGAAAGGTTTTTTTTCGGTAGGATCACACTGAACGCCGGCGGCGTAATTTGCTGGTACGTAGAGTTTACCACCTTCATTGAATCGCACCCGGCAAATGCCGTCGCGTCCATCTTTAATTAAGCAGCGATGGCCGCAGGCGTAACATGTTAAACTGTTGTCTGTGTGAACTTCATACAACTCACCCTCCATGGTTTGAGTTTTCAGAATTTGTTTGAGTGGTGGGGCTTCAGCCATCTGGCTTACCCTCGTGGCTAAACTAATTTACAACCTTGGCGTGTGCGCGAATCCCGTTATTTGGAGGACTGAAATTAGTTTCAATTAATTGTCTTAGCCCGCGTCGAAGTCTTTCCGGGCTGATTGCAATAACTTCGCAGCATTTTTCAAATGAGAAGATGTATTCAGTATTTTTTTCTTCATAGAGCCAAAATTTGGCGCTCTTGCAGTTTTTCTCGAGCTGGCTTAACTCGTGATCCTGGCCTTTGGATTTTAGTCTATGAATTTTAGTCGGATTATTCCCGTCAAGGTAATCCTTAACTGCTCGTAATACTACAGAAACAATGAGTTTGCGGTCTGTAACATTATTTCCTCTTCGATTCATTTCGTCCCTCTCAAATGATTGAACAGTTAAATTTGAATTCAGCTTATCAAGGGGGGATAATGGTATGTTGGATTTATATAGAACTTGCTCAAATTTTCAAGTAAACTTCCCTGAACTGCTTTAATTTTGTTAAATATAATAAAAATTAAGGCATAAATCAAGTTAAAAATTTGAATGGGCTGTAACTTCTCGCTTGGATAAAGGTAGTTTTGAGTAGTGCCGGCGCACATTTTGGGAGAGATTTTGCTTAATTAGTTTATTATTTCCTTAAATTACAGCGTTCAAGCTTCTTGCAATAGACTAGAACAGGGCAGCTCAACCCATGTAAGCACCCCCGCCTTAGACATTCTTTTGAGGGCGATCAGACTCCATGCTCCAACGTTTTTAGTGAGTGAATTTACTCTTCATTTTTACGATACTTCTGCCAAAGCCTCTCTAACCTCTCCTTGATTTGCTTTTCAACCCCGTTTTCGGTTGGATGATAGTAAATTCGGTTAAGTAATTCCTCAGGTAAGTAAGCTTGATTAACAAAATTATCATCATGATCATGTGGATAAAGATACCCTTCTGAGTACCCCTCTTTTTTCATCAACTTAGTAGGGGCATTTCTCAAATGCATCGGCACCGAGCCAACCGGATTCATTTGAATGTCTTTGCGGGCGGCACCAATGGCTTTGTAAGAAGCATTGCTTTTCGGAGCTGAGGCAAGATAAGTGGTTGCTTGCGCCAGCACCAGTTGTCCCTCCGGCATACCAATGTAAGTGACAGCCGTAAATGTAGAAGTGGCCACAACCAGCGCCTGCGGGTCGGCATTGCCGATATCTTCCGAGGCGAGGATAATCAATCGCCGGGCAATGAACTTCGGGTCTTCGCCGGCTTCAATCATGCGGGCAAGCCAATAGAGCGCCGCATTCGGGTCCGAACCGCGAACACTTTTGATAAACGCAGAGATGACATCGTAGTGGTATTCGCCTTTCTTGTCATACATCGTGGTCTTTGTTTGCAATGCCTCTTTGATAATTTTTTCCGTGACCTTTACCGTCTCAGTTTCAGATTTCTTGGCCAATCTTGTGGTCAGTTCCAATGCATTCAAGGCACTGCGGGCGTCACCCCCGGAAAGATTTATCAAGAGTTTGTCGGCGTTGTTTTCAAACTCGATTTTCTCTTTGCCCAATAGCTCATCTTTGGATAACGCTGACTTTACAATCACTTCAAGTTCTTCAAAAACTAAAGGGTTCATCCGGTAAACCCGGCAGCGGGAAAGCAGCGGCGCGTTCACTTCAAAAGACGGATTTTCAGTCGTCGCACCAATGAGCAAAACCGTGCCATCCTCGACGCTGTGCAGCAATGCATCTTGCTGGGCTTTGTTAAAGCGGTGAATTTCATCGATGAACAGAATGGTACGCTTGGCCAGTTTGCGATTGACTCTGGCCTTTTCCAAGACTTTGCGGATGTCTGCAACTCCGGCTGTCACCGCGCTCATCTGATAAAAATCAGATGTGGTTTCGCTGGCGATGATTTCTGCCAACGTTGTTTTGCCCACACCCGGTGGTCCCCAAAAGATCATGGAAACCAACTCATCGCTTTCGATGGCTTTGCGCAGAACTTTATCTTCACCCACCAGGTGTTCCTGCCCCACAAAATCCGCTAGTGATTTCGGGCGCATGCGATCGGCAAGCGGCGTGGATTTGGAGATTTCTTTTTGAGCTTCCTGGTCGAAGAGTTCCATGGGGTCTTTCGATTATCTTATCTTTTGATCATTTTCCCATAATCATCGTGAGTTCCAATCCAGACCCATATAAAATCTGAACCGTCCTCAATGGCAAGTGCCCTATGATTTAAAGTGGCTCTGACTGACCAAAGCTTACCAACTTTCTTGAAATGAAGTGATGGGTGTCTGGAATTATTTTTAAGGAGTTCAAAATTCTGCTTTGCTATATTTTGTACAGGCGGGGGAAGTTTCTCAAAGCATTTCCAAAAGCGATTCGATGTTCGATGCATTTAGAGTTCCTTGAGTTTTCCTTTCTCTTTTTCCTCGAAGGCTTCCTTAATTAAGAAATCTAATTTTCCAGATTCCGAATCATCCTTGAATTCGCTATCCCACTTCTGCCAATCCTTTTCTGAAAACCATTTTCTTAACCGGGCGTAATCGCTTTCCGGAAGTTCATCAATGGCGGCTTTAATTTCATCTACTGACATTTTACAACTCCTTCCAAAATCAAAGTAATTGCATCGGCAAGGTTTTTTTTACACTCTTCAGGCGTTTTGCCCTGCCCATTAGAGCCTGGAATCTCAGAACAGTGTGCGATATACCAATCTTCATCTTTTTCAATAATAGCTGTGAATTGATTTTGCATTTGGAATCTCACTAAGATTTATGCATTTAAAGGTAAATGAATCACAAACAAAAAGCAAGGTTTTCTCGGCAACATATTTCCTCGCTTTTAAATTTCAATCAAATTACCTTCACAAAGTTCGTCTTTTTTTCAATTCATCCTGTATCTAATCATAGACTCTATAGAACTCGGGCATGGAAAAAAGTACAGATAAAGAGCTGATGAATTTAGTTTTGAAAAAAAACAGTCACGCTTTCAAAATTTTGTACCAACGGTATGAGTTGGCGATTTTTAATTTTATTTTTAAATACACCAGCAGTAGAGAAATCGCGCAGGATTTGCTGCAGGAGACATTTACGCGGGTCTGGTTTGCGGCGCATTTGTTTGATTATGAAGGCGGAAATTTTAGAGGCTGGCTTTACACCATCGCCTTGAATACAACCAGAAATGAGATGTCAAAAAAGCGCTACACTTATCAATATCTCGATGTCTCCGAAATTAAAGGTGAACAGGAACCGGCCCACCCCGAGGCTGAGCAACCGGATTCTAAAATGGAGAATTTAGATCTCAAAGAAAAAATTGAACAGGCCTTGGAAAACCTGAAACCGCATTTTCGCGAGATTATCATTTTGAAGCATTTTCAACAGCTGAAATTCAGAGAGATTGCCGAGATCACCAAAACACCCGAAAGCACACTTAAAGCCAGATTTCATCGAGGAATCGAGCAGTTAAGAAAACACTTAGACCGGATGGAGTTTTCAGATGCAGCATAACAAAAATTCTTTGCTGAAACTATTTTACAAGGAAGCTTCGCCGCAAGAAGAGTCAGAGCTGCGAAAACATCTCACCACCTGTAAGGAGTGCCAAAAGTACATGCAGTTTTTGAACCGAATGGGGGCGACTTTAGACAAGCTGCCCGAGGAACGTCCCTTGCCAAACACCTTTGAGAGAATCATGGAAAATATTCCGGTAAAGCAGCCGAGGACTGCATTTGCGCGACCGACAATTTCTGCGGCGCCTTTTTTCAAAATTGCTTTTTCAATGGTGTTTATTGTGCTGCTTATTTATTTCGTGCAGAGTAAAATCAGTTTGCTGCCAATTTGGGACTCTTTGCAGAAATTCTGGCTGGTTGACGCCATCGGCAGCTTTGGTTTGATGATGCTCATTTTCTTTATAGTGGGAACTTTCATTACCCTTTCACTAGCGCCTATTCTGTACTTCGATATAAACAGGAAAGCATTACGTCTTTGACTTTTAACTTATAAATTCTGGAGAGAAACATGAACAAGAAAAAACTTATTCGAAAAATCGCTTTACCGGCCGCTATCGTATTCGTTGCTTCGATGATATGCAGCTTTTCGCTTTTTCTGTATGTGGATTCGCTTTATGAAAAACGGGCCGAGGAGTTGAATGCACACATTGGCGAATTGACCGATCGAAACCAAAAATATTTGCAGGACATAACACAAGCAGTCCAGGAGATCGCAGAACAAGTGCCGACGACAGATCTTGCGAGTACACAGCTCATTCAGGAGTTGCAGTCCGGGTTTTTGAGGGAACATCAAATGACAGATCGCGCAAAGAAATATCTTTGGATGATCGACACATCCGGTGAATTCGTCTTTGGCGCCCCGGCAGCCGTTTTTGTGCGTCTGAATTCTGCCTTTGACCAACAAAAAGAGGTGCTCACAAATGCCGGTCTGTTCAGAAGCAGAAATGATTTCCTAACCAAATTGGTTGACCGTCACCACAAGATCAACTTTACTAATCTTGATTTAAATTCTTTGAAAAAGCAATTGGGCCTGGAAAAATCGGATATCCTAATTTCCGTTCCCGGTTACAGAGAAGATAGTTGGTATTACTCGAGGGAAAGGGCACACTTGTTGACCAGCCCCCTGACAAACCAGTCCGGAACCGTTTTGGGAACTCTGTTCCTAAAGATCGACGATTCTGTGAACCATAAATTGTACTATAGCAAGTTCCAGGTGCAACACGAAAGTGCGGCATCTACTCTGGCACCGGCTTTTTCCTTTTTTGCTTTTCTTGCCGGATTGTTTCTCTGGTTTCTTTTGCCGACCTGGGTCTACATCGATGCCCAGCAGCGCGACATCAGAAACCCGGGCATCTGGGCGTTTATCACGCTCATTTCTCTTATATTCGGTTTGGCTATTTATTTGATTACGCGGCCGTCTGCCATGAAATCATTCCACTGTCCGCAGTGTGAGAATGAAGTAAATGGAGGGGCGTTTTGCCCGCATTGCGGCTTCGATTTATCCAGCACGATGTGTCCCCAGTGCCAGTACCCAATTAAGCCTGAGTGGTCTTTTTGTCCAAGCTGCCGGACGCAGCTCAAGGAAAAAGTGGAATTGGAAACTGAAAAAAAACAGGCGGTTGAAAAAAAGAAGAGTGAAAAAGAAACTTCTTAAAACTTAAAAGATTTCACGCAAAGGCGCAAAGTAACGCGAAGAAAAAATTTATAAAAACTATGCATCTCTGCGCCCCTTCGGCGCTGCTCAGGACATGCTTTGCGCTTTTGCGTGTGATCTCTGAATATGCTGAACTGGTTTTTTTATTCATCCTCTTGTCCATCCTTTTTATCCGGTAATTTCTTAGACAGTCTCAAATCTTGATGCGACTCCACCGCTCTTTATGCCAAATAAACGTAAATATTGACGTCCGTAATAGCACCATAAAAAAACCATTGAGAAACATTCCGAAAAGGCCATATCCTAAATAAACACCCCAGAACCAATTAAGAGGAAGCGAG is from candidate division KSB1 bacterium and encodes:
- a CDS encoding M20/M25/M40 family metallo-hydrolase, whose product is MKSLRTNLLFSLLPVLVSLLLNLNCTSPEAIGKLDGAVKPERIRAHLKILSDDIMEGRAPGSRGGELAAKYIASQFEEAGLLPAVGDSSYFQNVQLIGAKHTPILTLSGAGRTWRLNPGTDFVGVTKIEQPSVSIRNKQLVFMGYGVDASEFNWNDYANMDVTGKVLLILVNEPQSENEKFFGGKALTYYGRWTYKYEEAARKGADGVILIHTTPLAGYGWNVVQNSRSREQFFVRSQAGAKQLAFRGWITQEKAEEVLSAVGFDLDELISQANSASFHPIELPIRVNASVSNQFRTIESPNVIGKFLGSDPALKEECILYTSHYDHLGKNDSQSGDGIFNGAFDNASGTAALIEIARAFSEISFKPKRTILFAAVTAEESGLLGSQFYAQSPVIPLAKTAANINIDAVNVWGKTRNIIPLGADRSTIMDVVKRVAMEMNMEISPDPMPEQGFFFRSDQFSLVKAGVPAVYLDGGLKFVGKPEGWGQKLLDDYIKNRYHGVEDEYDPSWSLEGTAQVAQFALKTGLYLANKPTMPEWHDGDPFKKIREKSIAEIEAKVKNQ
- the amrS gene encoding AmmeMemoRadiSam system radical SAM enzyme; the encoded protein is MAEAPPLKQILKTQTMEGELYEVHTDNSLTCYACGHRCLIKDGRDGICRVRFNEGGKLYVPANYAAGVQCDPTEKKPFFHVFPGSLAVTFGMLGCDFHCAYCQNWVTSQALRDPKAVAPPQEVQPVDLIILGKQYQAKLIVSSYNEPLITSEWAVKIFKEAKKEGFTTGYVSNGNATPEVLDYIRPHTDLYKIDLKSFTDKNYRKLGGVLQHVLDSIEMVYEKGFWLEIVSLLIPGFNDSNDELKSMAKFLAEISPDIPWHVTAFHQDYKMQDSDNTPVETLIRAAEIGYETGLNYVYAGNLPGRVGKYENTFCPNCRVELITRFGFQILQNQIVNGECYNCQTQIPGRWENNLPENQDL
- a CDS encoding replication-associated recombination protein A — encoded protein: MELFDQEAQKEISKSTPLADRMRPKSLADFVGQEHLVGEDKVLRKAIESDELVSMIFWGPPGVGKTTLAEIIASETTSDFYQMSAVTAGVADIRKVLEKARVNRKLAKRTILFIDEIHRFNKAQQDALLHSVEDGTVLLIGATTENPSFEVNAPLLSRCRVYRMNPLVFEELEVIVKSALSKDELLGKEKIEFENNADKLLINLSGGDARSALNALELTTRLAKKSETETVKVTEKIIKEALQTKTTMYDKKGEYHYDVISAFIKSVRGSDPNAALYWLARMIEAGEDPKFIARRLIILASEDIGNADPQALVVATSTFTAVTYIGMPEGQLVLAQATTYLASAPKSNASYKAIGAARKDIQMNPVGSVPMHLRNAPTKLMKKEGYSEGYLYPHDHDDNFVNQAYLPEELLNRIYYHPTENGVEKQIKERLERLWQKYRKNEE
- a CDS encoding type II toxin-antitoxin system HicB family antitoxin, encoding MQNQFTAIIEKDEDWYIAHCSEIPGSNGQGKTPEECKKNLADAITLILEGVVKCQ
- a CDS encoding RNA polymerase sigma factor: MEKSTDKELMNLVLKKNSHAFKILYQRYELAIFNFIFKYTSSREIAQDLLQETFTRVWFAAHLFDYEGGNFRGWLYTIALNTTRNEMSKKRYTYQYLDVSEIKGEQEPAHPEAEQPDSKMENLDLKEKIEQALENLKPHFREIIILKHFQQLKFREIAEITKTPESTLKARFHRGIEQLRKHLDRMEFSDAA
- a CDS encoding zinc ribbon domain-containing protein, translating into MNKKKLIRKIALPAAIVFVASMICSFSLFLYVDSLYEKRAEELNAHIGELTDRNQKYLQDITQAVQEIAEQVPTTDLASTQLIQELQSGFLREHQMTDRAKKYLWMIDTSGEFVFGAPAAVFVRLNSAFDQQKEVLTNAGLFRSRNDFLTKLVDRHHKINFTNLDLNSLKKQLGLEKSDILISVPGYREDSWYYSRERAHLLTSPLTNQSGTVLGTLFLKIDDSVNHKLYYSKFQVQHESAASTLAPAFSFFAFLAGLFLWFLLPTWVYIDAQQRDIRNPGIWAFITLISLIFGLAIYLITRPSAMKSFHCPQCENEVNGGAFCPHCGFDLSSTMCPQCQYPIKPEWSFCPSCRTQLKEKVELETEKKQAVEKKKSEKETS